CATAAAATCAACATCCAGCTTTAACAAAGCCTTTTTTTAAAAAATATACAAAAAAGGTTTTATTGATAAGCATGTCCAAAAGGTTTAGATCTTTTAATCGATTCAATGAATGCGTATCCGATGCCATGTAGAAAATACTTAAATGGCATGTCAAATTTCGACCGTTCCACCACGTCAACATCTAATAAATCATAGATAGGCGTTAACAATAAATATTTGAACATGCGAAAAGGGCCGATATACCTTCTTTTCATTGACTATGGTTAAGCTTATTATTAATTTTGACACTCTGTTGATTGGAGCGGAAGGTGCTCGACTCCTGCGGGAGTACGGGGCAGGGAAGACCCCGCAGGAGCGAAGCGACGAGGAGGCTTCCCGAACCGCCCGGGGAATGGTGCACCTGGAGCGGAAATCAACACAAGTTTAAAGAGCGTTACATGAAAACTTCTACTATGCTCTCCTATTTGGTATGCCCACCATAAGGACATAACAACAGAATTTACACCCTCATTCGGACATTGACCATGATTATTGCCACACTGTTAATTGACTTGCTATTTATTATATTAATTTGGACTTTATAAAGCGATAAATATGGTTATATCAATAAAAAATATCCTACCAATTAATATGTTAATTGATAGGATATTTCGGTGGTTATTTGAAATGTTTCTCCACAAAAGCGGAACTACTTGGTCTTAGACCTTGACACTTTATTGTATCCTATTTAAAAATTGCTTTGTCCGATCTTCTTTTGGATTTGTAAAAATTTCTTCTGGCTTTCCTCTTTCTACAATAACACCTTGATCCATGAAGATGACTTCATCGGCCGCATCCCGGGCAAATCGCATTTCATGGGTAACGACGATCATTGTCATTCCTTCTTGGGCGAGGTCTTTCATTACTTTTAAAACCTCTCCAACAAGCTCAGGATCTAGTGCAGATGTTGGTTCATCAAACAGCATGACCTCTGGTTCCATTGCCAAAGCTCTTGCGATTCCAACACGTTGCTGCTGGCCCCCTGATAAGTGGGAAGGATAGAAATCAATCTTATCACCTAGACCTACTTTTTCTAAAAGTGCCCGCGCTTTTTTTTCAGCAGGTCCTTTATCTTCTTTTTTTACAATAACTGGCCCTTCCATTACGTTTTCAAGAGCCGTTTTATGCGGGAATAAATTATAACTTTGAAAAACCATTCCTGTTAACCGCCGAAAAGATGCAATATCTTTCTTTGAAACTGACCCTGAAAAATCAAGATTCTGCCCTTCAATGGACAAGATTCCTTTAGTTGGAGTCTCCAATACATTCAAGCAACGAAGCATCGTCGTTTTTCCTGAACCAGATGGTCCAATAACAACAACTACTTTTCCCTTTTCTATCTCTAGATCAATTCCCTTTAAAACTTCCAATTGCCCGAATTGCTTGTGTAAATTTTTAATTGAAATCATTGGATTACTTCCTTTTCCCCAATTTTAAGACACATAGCGATCCAATTTCTTTTCTAACATCTGTTGAATAATAGAAAGGAAAAAGCAAATCACCCAATAAAGAAGTGCCGCTTCGGTATAAACTAGTAAAAATTCATAGTTGGTCGCAGCAATTTCCTGAGCACGCCGAAACATCTCCGTTACAAGAACAAGTGATGCAAGGGATGTGTCTTTTACGAGACTAATAAAG
The Neobacillus sp. PS3-40 genome window above contains:
- a CDS encoding amino acid ABC transporter ATP-binding protein is translated as MISIKNLHKQFGQLEVLKGIDLEIEKGKVVVVIGPSGSGKTTMLRCLNVLETPTKGILSIEGQNLDFSGSVSKKDIASFRRLTGMVFQSYNLFPHKTALENVMEGPVIVKKEDKGPAEKKARALLEKVGLGDKIDFYPSHLSGGQQQRVGIARALAMEPEVMLFDEPTSALDPELVGEVLKVMKDLAQEGMTMIVVTHEMRFARDAADEVIFMDQGVIVERGKPEEIFTNPKEDRTKQFLNRIQ